In a single window of the Candidatus Scalindua japonica genome:
- a CDS encoding efflux RND transporter periplasmic adaptor subunit, producing the protein MKNKQRLISSVSYLSGIIFLALLFIQIKSMNCYANEAHNKQTESVVRDPNRLWCNEHGVYEDECLICHPESGSNISNKGSVLPSETENKDESPAKHQVEMSNCCSTPASKEEKTSRNPKRLWCNQHNVYEDECYICHPELKPNKSEVPSGELYCEEHRVSEQECGICHPELTDSLLPGKGLKVRLESTESAIKAGVVTAFPDEDKPSSTHSVLCQITYNMNHLARITPLTSGVIRRVLVDIGAYVSKDDILVEIASPEIANAKADYLTALTNETLKELVYKREKGLFGKRISSQREYQEVQAEYQVATNNTNTRRQQLLNYGFTEAEVKEIVETRSSSSILPIRAPFSGTIIERSAVTGEVADPGNTLFSLADLSTMWLEISIPEYMLSSFKVGDTIEADFNSLPEIKLHGDLIWLASNIEEESRMLKARAMVKNPDSLLKHGMFGQVSLLSEQFSKVLYLPVESIQRFNKKSFLFVELSDDLYEIRRVVPGSRKDEKIEIIEGISIHEKVVVTGSFTLKSEFLKSRLGEGCVHE; encoded by the coding sequence ATGAAAAACAAACAACGTCTGATAAGCAGTGTGTCTTATTTATCAGGGATTATTTTTTTAGCATTGCTTTTTATACAAATTAAATCTATGAACTGTTACGCAAATGAAGCTCACAATAAGCAAACGGAAAGTGTTGTCCGAGACCCAAATCGATTATGGTGTAATGAACACGGTGTTTACGAAGACGAATGCCTTATTTGCCATCCTGAGTCAGGTTCAAATATTAGCAACAAAGGCAGTGTTCTTCCTTCAGAAACTGAGAATAAGGATGAATCACCTGCTAAACACCAGGTAGAAATGTCCAATTGCTGTTCAACGCCAGCCAGCAAAGAAGAAAAGACCAGTCGCAATCCAAAACGATTGTGGTGTAATCAACATAATGTTTATGAAGACGAATGTTATATTTGCCATCCTGAATTAAAACCCAATAAGAGCGAAGTACCATCAGGAGAACTTTATTGTGAAGAACACAGAGTGTCTGAGCAGGAATGTGGTATATGCCACCCTGAATTAACAGATTCGCTGTTACCCGGCAAAGGCTTAAAGGTCAGACTGGAATCTACAGAATCTGCAATAAAAGCAGGTGTGGTTACTGCTTTTCCGGATGAAGATAAACCTTCTTCCACTCATAGTGTTCTATGTCAAATTACCTACAACATGAATCACCTTGCTCGTATAACACCTTTAACGTCAGGAGTCATTCGAAGAGTTCTTGTAGATATAGGTGCATATGTATCTAAAGATGATATCCTGGTCGAGATTGCCTCTCCTGAAATCGCAAATGCAAAAGCAGATTATCTAACTGCTCTGACAAACGAAACGTTAAAGGAGTTAGTTTATAAGCGGGAAAAAGGGCTTTTTGGAAAAAGAATATCTTCACAACGTGAGTATCAAGAAGTGCAGGCAGAATACCAGGTGGCCACAAACAACACCAATACAAGACGTCAACAACTTCTCAATTACGGATTTACAGAAGCAGAAGTTAAAGAGATAGTTGAAACCAGGTCAAGTTCTTCTATTCTTCCTATCCGCGCCCCATTTTCAGGAACGATTATTGAGAGAAGTGCTGTTACAGGCGAAGTAGCCGATCCAGGTAATACACTTTTCTCACTGGCAGATTTATCTACAATGTGGCTTGAAATTTCTATCCCGGAATACATGTTATCGTCTTTCAAGGTCGGAGATACCATTGAAGCAGATTTTAATAGTCTTCCAGAAATCAAACTGCATGGGGACTTAATCTGGTTGGCTTCTAACATAGAAGAAGAAAGCCGGATGTTAAAGGCTCGCGCAATGGTAAAAAACCCCGATTCTCTTTTAAAACATGGGATGTTTGGTCAGGTTTCACTTCTATCAGAACAATTCAGCAAAGTGTTGTACTTGCCTGTTGAGTCTATACAGCGGTTCAATAAAAAGTCTTTCCTGTTTGTTGAGCTATCGGACGATCTTTATGAAATTCGCAGGGTTGTACCTGGTAGCAGAAAAGATGAAAAAATTGAGATTATTGAAGGAATCTCGATTCATGAAAAGGTAGTTGTTACAGGTAGTTTTACATTAAAATCAGAATTCCTCAAGTCTCGTCTGGGGGAGGGTTGTGTGCATGAATAG
- a CDS encoding efflux RND transporter permease subunit, protein MNRIIEFSLKNRMLILILFAVFIGISVRAVMHTPIDAFPDTTPVQVQINTVASNLNPSEIEQQITLPIELTISGFSGLINVRSISKFGLSQVVATFDDNTDIYDARQFIIERLISVDLPEGIDRPQLGPISTGLGEVFHYLLKSSNPDRTLDELRTLHDWVIKPELRKVPGVAEVNSWGGFERQYQVIVSPDSLVKYNLTLSNVFETLVQNNNNVGGGRVVSAGQSLLVHGVGRVTTIEQIGNIVVKAYKGAPVYINDVADVIIGHEIRRGAVTAQGKGEVVLGLGFALMGENSKKVTEGLKKSLEDVRKSLPEDVKVEIVYDRTDLIFKVISTVKYNLVYGAILVVFVLFLILGNFRVGLLVAIAIPISMLFAMFGMYEFSIAASLLSMGAIDFGIIVDGSVVMTEINMRTLNEKQRHLGRPLTNMERIQSISESGKEVIRPIVFGMGIIIIVFLPILTLEGIEGKMFRPMAWTFIFAMMGALGIAIFLSPILSYYFLPRKPREKESFIERILKRGYIAALTKILGWKYVLFCTVFFLLIGAAFIGTRLGGEFIPKLKEGSIVINTIRLAGVSIEEAAAYNTRIEKLLLELFPDEIKDVWSRIGTAEVATDPMGIELTDIFISLNPRDQWKRAGTQAELINQMEKELEDLPGVNMIFTQPIEMRMNEMVSGIRSDVGIKIYGDNFEELVWLSNRVQEILQSVKGVSDIAGEQITGQPTLQVLVNQDQIARHGIAASNVLNLIKTVGVHQIGDIFEGQRRFPLVVRLPEKQRTDVNALANTLIPTESGQILPLRNLAEIRETEDYSTINREWGRRLIKVQCNVRDRDIASFVQDAQARIEDELDLPEGYVIEWGGQFEHLERSRIRFMIVVPIALLLIFLMLFFSLKNLVDVFIIYTGIPFAFIGGVFALWGRDLPFSVSAAVGFIALSGIAVLNGQILVSTIRMLRKEGLVLDEAVKVAARQRLLPVMATAITDAAGFIPMAISTGVGAEVQRPLATVVIGGVTTCTLLTLFVLPALYITIGKYLRKGIKIHNSA, encoded by the coding sequence ATGAATAGAATTATAGAATTCTCTCTTAAAAACAGGATGCTTATCCTGATACTATTTGCTGTATTCATTGGTATCAGTGTTCGTGCTGTTATGCACACACCTATAGATGCATTTCCTGACACTACTCCTGTACAGGTTCAGATCAATACAGTTGCGTCTAATCTTAACCCCTCGGAAATTGAACAACAAATTACACTGCCAATTGAACTAACCATATCCGGTTTTTCAGGTCTTATTAACGTGCGCTCTATATCAAAGTTTGGCCTGTCTCAGGTTGTTGCAACATTTGATGACAACACTGACATTTATGATGCCCGTCAATTCATTATAGAACGACTCATCAGCGTTGATCTGCCTGAAGGGATAGATCGTCCGCAGTTGGGTCCCATCTCCACGGGGCTTGGAGAGGTTTTCCATTATCTTCTGAAATCTTCAAATCCTGACAGGACACTTGATGAACTCAGAACCCTTCATGATTGGGTTATAAAGCCAGAACTTCGCAAGGTACCTGGTGTGGCGGAAGTTAATTCCTGGGGCGGTTTTGAACGACAATACCAGGTTATCGTTTCTCCTGACTCTCTGGTTAAATACAATCTAACGCTTAGCAATGTGTTTGAAACACTTGTTCAAAATAATAATAACGTGGGTGGTGGTCGGGTTGTATCAGCAGGGCAATCCCTGCTCGTGCATGGTGTGGGCAGGGTGACAACAATCGAACAGATAGGAAATATCGTAGTGAAAGCATACAAAGGTGCTCCGGTTTACATCAATGACGTGGCAGATGTAATAATTGGACATGAAATTCGAAGAGGAGCAGTAACTGCTCAGGGTAAAGGTGAGGTTGTTCTGGGACTTGGTTTCGCTTTAATGGGTGAAAATAGCAAAAAGGTAACTGAAGGATTAAAGAAGAGCCTTGAGGATGTTCGTAAGTCCCTGCCAGAGGATGTAAAGGTGGAAATTGTTTACGATCGCACTGATCTTATATTTAAGGTAATCAGCACCGTAAAGTATAATCTGGTTTATGGGGCAATACTTGTAGTTTTTGTATTATTCCTGATATTGGGTAATTTTCGAGTTGGTTTGCTTGTCGCAATCGCAATTCCAATTTCAATGCTTTTTGCCATGTTCGGCATGTATGAATTTTCTATAGCTGCCAGTCTGTTAAGTATGGGGGCTATTGACTTTGGTATTATCGTTGACGGTTCTGTTGTAATGACAGAAATAAATATGCGAACATTAAACGAGAAACAACGGCATTTGGGAAGGCCATTAACAAATATGGAACGTATTCAGAGCATATCTGAATCCGGCAAAGAGGTTATCCGTCCCATTGTTTTCGGCATGGGTATTATCATAATCGTCTTTCTCCCTATCTTAACGCTGGAAGGTATTGAAGGCAAGATGTTCAGGCCAATGGCATGGACATTTATCTTTGCAATGATGGGGGCTCTGGGAATTGCAATATTTCTCTCGCCCATATTGTCATATTATTTTTTACCGAGAAAACCAAGGGAAAAAGAGAGTTTTATAGAGCGCATCTTAAAAAGGGGTTATATTGCCGCGCTTACCAAGATTCTCGGGTGGAAATATGTACTATTCTGCACTGTATTTTTTTTGCTGATAGGAGCTGCCTTTATCGGAACCAGGTTGGGAGGTGAGTTTATACCAAAACTGAAAGAAGGTTCAATCGTCATTAACACTATACGACTGGCTGGAGTATCAATAGAGGAGGCTGCTGCCTACAACACCCGCATTGAAAAACTCCTTCTTGAACTTTTTCCAGACGAAATCAAAGATGTATGGAGTCGTATTGGAACAGCCGAAGTTGCTACAGATCCAATGGGCATAGAACTTACAGATATTTTTATCTCGCTTAATCCCAGAGACCAATGGAAACGCGCAGGAACTCAGGCAGAGCTGATCAATCAAATGGAAAAAGAACTTGAAGACCTGCCTGGTGTAAATATGATTTTTACTCAACCCATTGAAATGCGCATGAATGAGATGGTCTCCGGCATAAGATCAGACGTGGGTATTAAGATTTATGGGGACAACTTTGAAGAACTGGTTTGGCTCAGCAACAGGGTGCAGGAAATTCTCCAGAGCGTCAAAGGAGTTTCAGATATCGCCGGAGAGCAGATTACCGGACAGCCTACCCTTCAGGTATTGGTAAACCAGGATCAGATTGCAAGACACGGTATTGCGGCAAGCAACGTGCTTAATCTTATTAAAACAGTTGGCGTTCATCAGATCGGCGATATCTTTGAAGGACAGAGGAGATTTCCACTTGTAGTCAGGTTGCCGGAAAAACAGCGCACAGATGTCAATGCCCTGGCGAACACACTGATCCCCACTGAATCTGGACAAATCTTGCCACTTCGTAATTTAGCTGAAATCAGAGAAACAGAAGATTATTCAACCATAAATCGTGAATGGGGGCGTCGTTTAATAAAGGTACAATGCAATGTCAGGGACAGGGATATAGCCTCTTTTGTGCAAGATGCACAAGCTCGTATTGAGGACGAATTGGATTTGCCTGAAGGATATGTAATCGAGTGGGGAGGTCAATTTGAACATCTTGAACGCTCCAGAATACGCTTTATGATTGTTGTACCAATAGCACTATTACTAATATTTTTAATGCTGTTCTTCAGTCTGAAAAATCTTGTTGATGTATTTATTATTTATACAGGGATTCCCTTTGCGTTTATAGGTGGTGTTTTTGCTCTATGGGGAAGAGATTTGCCTTTCAGTGTAAGCGCGGCTGTTGGTTTTATTGCTTTGAGTGGTATTGCCGTTCTTAACGGTCAGATTTTGGTATCCACTATCAGGATGTTAAGAAAGGAGGGTCTTGTTTTAGATGAAGCTGTTAAGGTAGCAGCCAGACAACGTTTACTTCCTGTAATGGCAACGGCAATCACTGATGCGGCAGGTTTTATACCAATGGCTATTTCAACCGGTGTTGGAGCCGAAGTTCAACGACCACTTGCTACAGTGGTAATTGGTGGTGTAACTACTTGCACTTTGCTGACATTGTTCGTACTTCCAGCATTGTATATTACCATTGGAAAGTATTTAAGGAAGGGGATTAAGATACATAACTCTGCATAA
- a CDS encoding cold-shock protein, producing MQNGTVKWFNDSKGFGFITPENGEDVFVHHSAIQSDGFKSLSEGDQVEFDVEQGEKGSKASNVVKI from the coding sequence ATGCAAAATGGAACAGTTAAGTGGTTTAACGATTCAAAGGGGTTTGGTTTTATTACTCCGGAGAATGGGGAAGATGTCTTTGTTCACCATTCCGCAATCCAGTCTGATGGTTTTAAAAGCCTTTCAGAAGGAGACCAGGTTGAGTTTGACGTCGAACAGGGCGAAAAGGGTAGTAAGGCCTCAAATGTTGTCAAAATATAA